CCTCAACGTTGCATGAAAACAGTGTGACaatggctcattttatttctcattgttTTCGAAGTTGTGCAAAGTATCTCAGTTATGCACTTTTCGGCCCCTGAAATACGGGAAATGTGAGAATAGTAACAGGTGTCAAAAAacgacatatttttttgacgATTTCCGGGAAATAAGTAACTTTCCTGAATTCCGCTACAGAAGAGCGATGCGTCGTGGAAATTTTAACCCTTTCCAtgcatttgtttatttaatataaggAAAAAGCGTGAATTTGGTCGGTCGGTAAAAGTAGGAGTACTACATGATCTTAATATTCGAATTTCGGAATTAAGtcgggaaaaaattataattcagtTAGGGAAAATCGGGGAATTGCTGCGACTATTTTTAGTGGCCACCATGCCTGAGTATGGTAGCAGTGTCATGTGGGATACCGAATACATAAGCTTATAACAATACTACACTGATACACGTGAATGAAAAGAATGATATTCATAAATAGAGaattgatcaaaaaattagataagCTCTGAATGAAGGAAACCCAAAATGACAAGATCCAggagggaatgaaaaaaaactggGAGAATGGTCCCGAACCCCAAGATAATACATGAcgtaatgaatatttaatatttatagaaTATATCACTGGAGATTAAGGCAGAATACTGGTACCCCTCTTCGATTTGCTGGTAAAAGGCGTTCTACTGATAGAGTGCAGGAAACAGAAAACTCGCATTGGATAAGCAAAGAGTGCAGAATATCAGAGAAAGCTGAAAAAAACTTGACGCAATTGTCAATAAGCTATACTGTAGATAGCATGAACTGGAGAATGGCAATcccgagaaaaagaaacacgcTAGTTGATATTAAAAAGAGCAATCGAATAGCCCGATAAATTTAAATGTACTTATAATCGATCATGTCACAACATTGGAAATGACATGATTAGACTATAGGATCTATTTAGTTTTATTACAAAGTTTTTCCATGTTGAAAGCAccaaacaaaatttattcctaCATGTCATAAGAAAATTGCTATCCCTAGTTCAGAATTACTTTATAACTAAATGACTATGGCCCTACATTGTTGGCAAGATTATTAATTGCGTTCACCTCGAAATATCGAATTCTGATAAGTAAACCCCCGATATCATTGACCAATTATTAGTCAGCTATTGAATGCGATGAGTAGTAATTCGGGTAATAAAATGCTTGCACTGCTAATAATTGTaatcataattttcatttacttttctGAGTTCTGACTagagtaaaaaacaatttcaggatttttgaagaaatgaaGTTCTTTACTTAACGaagaaattctaaaaaaatttgcaatattatacaatttactTATTGTCTCTGAAAATGTACAATAACTGACATATaaactaatatttttttaaataaatgcaAGCAAACTTTAACAATTCTAAGAAAAACAAGGTCAATTTTATGtgacgaaatttattttacatcaattttcattatttcagaGCCTTATAGAttcgttttcaaatattaaatcACTATCTTACCTACATACAGTAAATATGGTGATCAGTAGACTCGTTTTAAGATGAGCAACAGATGTCACTTTATTAGTTTTAAAGCAATCGGAGCTACTTGCTAGCTTCATGAATCCAGCTTTCTACACGAAAAACGGGTATCATATATTTCCTAAAAGAAATTGGcatttaaatatcaatttctttgtaCAATATACTACCAGAATAATTCTGTGATCGTTAATTTCTGCTAAACACTGTTAGAAGTGGCAATTGTCATTGTGATATTGGCGTTATCAGTTATATGAGATAACAGGGGtcaaacaacaataatgaaCGTATTTTGCTGCTAGATAATCCAGCCAGTCGTTGAAAAGGTAACGGAGCATAATCATTAAACAGCTACACgtgaatcaaaaaatataattcgttTTGTCTAAATTGCTTTATTAAATTGTTGTATAGAGGAGAATGAGTATGTTAAAAGAAAGTTTAGCTGCCGCAAAAAAACATAATGTGTTTTTGGCGTCTCCaccaaagaatttaaaaaaggaATTTGATGCTTTGTTTACGTTGGAAGCTATCGAGTTTTTGGTAGATCTGATAACAGAATTTGATGACAAAGTTGATCAACTTTACTACAcgagatttataaaaaaatatgaattgaaACGGAACCCGAAAATACCAACATTCTTAGAAACTGACATTACAAACAGTGATTGGAAAGTAGCTCCAGTGGGTATGTAAAATTATAGCAAACATCTCTCACGATGAATTCATTCAGTTTTAacaccaaaattttttaccacatgTTTTGACAAATTATTACCATCACATTCTATAGTAACcatggtgaaaatttctacttctacgaatttttacagaaattgagtcatttcgtattatttcgtacaaaatcgtaaatattcaTAGGTTTTCATGAAGAATTATTAactttctttaaaaattgcagtagcttgtagatttttttgctgaaaaaatataatatttcatgaaaatttacaagttTATATGAGCAACTAtgcttaaaaataattttttacgaaaacaatttgttgtcaaaaattgtacgaaatgtCCCAATTTCCCGaaaaattcgtagaaaattgcagaaatcattttcaccagggAAACTTCTCTCTTTTATGGCAATATCACAATTGAATATAACTTCTTATAATAACGACTGCTTTAATTCTcattgtgtataaaatatgttAATGTTAATACCAAATTAATAGGGAAAATGATTTACGTAtttagtaataaaattaaatgaaagaatttcaaacgtTTGCAAAGATTAAACGAAATAGTCTACATTTTCATATAGACacatattgcaaatacgcgcGGCGAAAAGACGGTTGACTCTTTGTTGCACACGATTAATTCTTTACATGACAAGAGTATCTTACGTGTAttttcacgaagcacgaaattgaggttagggtcgcgtaatgtcagattcaTTCGATACAGCGCATGCGCACAGTACAGACTAGACCACTTTTAACTCTTAGGACTCAAAAGTGATCATTTCAGTACTCCGCGCATACGTATTCGCAGACTCACTCGACCGTCATAGAAACGGTtactttgtgtacggaaaacaAGCATGAtaaaacgcgtaaaacatgctcgcgttatataaagtaatttttttccaaatcatAAGTCCCATAGGCTACCGATGCGATGTGTTTCTCGTGAAAATGTGCTActaaaaaactttttacattttctaaAAAAGTTGTCGTTTGCGTATAACATCCGTTTGACATTGGCTAATCCAGTAGCATTTGATGATTCAGGACAGCCGCCGAGCGTACGACGATCAAATGACGATCCGCCAATCCTGTTCTGAACCATTTGAAACTACCAAATTACTAGTTTCAAACGGCTGTAATCCGCAAAGAACAAAATTCctatgagaaataaaaagcgTTTCAGTCGCAGATTTTCAGAAGTAATCACTGATATACAACTACTCTAGATCGAGGATTGCTTATTAagaatgacaaaaaataatcgatttccgattaaatcgattatttttttccgattaatcgagtataatcgattattttacgTCACAAacggttttcgttttttactcccatgaacgacgcaatacaatatcaatttatgtgattaaaGTATCAATCATTATCAATGTCTTACTTACTAAGTACCTGTTTGGCATAATAACTGAAAGATAAATGAacattttcacctgaaattgaaaaatattttgaatgaaactataaattgtcaattttcttttccgctACGAAGGCTGcatactgaaatttacaaaatttttgttctaaATGCACCGATTCaggaaaatacgaaataatcgattaattgattaatttttaccgattcaatcgagtcgtgttcgatCAATTTTGGGGgttgattaatcgatgcatggattatttttagcttacAAATAGTGGCCATCGTTATCGCCTATACTGTGCATGCTAGCGACTCGGATTTGAACTCGAAAATGGTTTATGAAACTATATTCACGCATTAAACCGAATGAAAAAGATCTCCATAAATTATGAAACTATTCGTGGAAGACTACTTTAGTGAAAAATACAATTGTTCTACCATATACAGGGCGTTCTCtaatatttattcgaaaataattgtaGTCTTTTGTAAGTTGTGTGTTTTATCTGCTCTAATACGGACAGTCGATCAATCTCGTCTGTGCTGATAAATACCACtaacaaatatttaaaagtATATTAATGTAGTACTCGCTCTTTCTTCAGGCTATTAGATACAAGAATTCTTGGAGATCCATAATAATAACACTTTTACATCATCAATTACTGAAGAGCACGTTTATGCGAATGATACGACAAGCAACATTATAATTGTTAATAGATaattatttgtataaaaacaataatattttagtTTGTTTGGCTAAAAAGTATTCTCTTCTTATGGATGAAGCACCGAAATTGATGCTTTATACCTCCATCTATGGAGGGCAGTTTCACGCCCTTAAAGTGTTTTAtggccgataaaaaaatacgtattgCTTCGTTTTAGATGCACCACACATGTATGATCTAGATTAAAATCAAAGAGATCGACCTGGTATACCTTCCCTGTTAGAACGGCGGCACCAATCAGCGAAAAGTACATACACACATTGGCCATACTGTCTAGATATACTCTATGGATGCCTATGCGCGTACCTATCGGAATAGTTCTGACTTTTCACACTGATTGTAAGTGAGAAATCCCCTGCCATGCGAGTTTCCAGGCCTGTGTATAAGACCGTGGTAATTACTGATCTCGCTTTTGCGACTCACGCTGCAAGATCGCACAACTCTCACTCATCGGAAATTTCCGGCTCTCCGCACTTGTAATACAACATATACTTTCATTATCTTGGAGtatatgaaattcaaaaacaattaacTAATTGATGAACGAATATTGTGATTTGATCCAATGCGTGGTTGCTTGAAccgaaaaattattcgaagtAATCGTATtgatagttgaaaaatttggtcATTTGATTTACTGACtttttctcagtgtgaaaATCGTGAGAAAGCGAACATACAGGGTGATTTATTCGTTGCTGATCACGAGTGCTACTCCCTCAGCCATTGCGTTGTATCGTAGTGTCCGCAGAAGCTGCTCTTTCTCATCCAGGTCTCGCGTTCAGTAACGAATAAATGAATCTGTACAttggtgaaatattttatgatttttattgagaaatttcatgCTGTATGGGCTATTTCAGTCGATCTACCAATTATCATAACCGCATGCATAGCGGCAAAGGATAAGTAATCCAGCTGACAGAGACattgtacatataataatgATGTTCGTTGTTTATCTAATGGTAATGGCGGATGAATGTGGATTATATTAAACGTCCGCTATTTAATATTCTGATAAATTTTCTAGGTAGACGACTGCAAAACCGGCATTTAGACCTTGGCGATGTCAGTCCATCAAATTTGGATCATTTTACTAAAGCACTCGGCTGCAATGTGGAGGGCATACAAGTAGATTTTGATGATGGCCATTGTCCGACATGGAGAAATCAAATAGTAGGCTTGTACAACGTGTATAAGGCGGTTCGAAATGAACTGTCCAATGTTCTTCCAATTTGGAAAGCGCCGATTCTTATGCTGCGGCCAAGAGCGTGGAACATGTTAGAGCACAACGTCACTGTGAATGGGAAAGAGGTCCCTGGACCTCTTCTAGATTTTGTTTTACTCACATTTCACAACGCAAATATATTGCGATACTGTGAAAGCGgtccatatttttatttatccaaacTGGAGGGTGCTAGTGAAGCGAAACTCTGGGACGATATTTTCACATGGACAGAGTCGAGGCTTGACATGCCTCACGGGACAATAAAAGCTTGCGTTCTGATTGAGAATATTTTGAGCGCATTTGAAATGGATCAAATATTGTTCAACTTGAAAGATCACTCATTGGGACTAAATTGCGGAATATGGGATTACGCGGCATcgataataaacaaatttggCAACAACAAGTCTTTCATCTTACCTGATAGAAACAAATACGTTAACATGAATCGTCACTTTCTCAAGTGTTACATGGAGCTTGTGGTCAAAACTTGTCACAGACGAGGTGCGCATGCAACTGGCGGTATGGCGGCTT
The sequence above is drawn from the Neodiprion pinetum isolate iyNeoPine1 chromosome 2, iyNeoPine1.2, whole genome shotgun sequence genome and encodes:
- the LOC124211095 gene encoding malate synthase-like, which produces MPMRVPIGIVLTFHTDCRRLQNRHLDLGDVSPSNLDHFTKALGCNVEGIQVDFDDGHCPTWRNQIVGLYNVYKAVRNELSNVLPIWKAPILMLRPRAWNMLEHNVTVNGKEVPGPLLDFVLLTFHNANILRYCESGPYFYLSKLEGASEAKLWDDIFTWTESRLDMPHGTIKACVLIENILSAFEMDQILFNLKDHSLGLNCGIWDYAASIINKFGNNKSFILPDRNKYVNMNRHFLKCYMELVVKTCHRRGAHATGGMAALLLPTEDDPDEFHRVVETVVNGKLAEIQMGVDGFMVFDSGLVPYINNLWKNYGGPSYNQIKYPGTPNDISEADLLRLPTGGVTVDGLKHNISVTILFIFYWLQGVGHFAYKGAVEDSATAEISRSQIWQWIRHGAKFEDGNGNLLTRGLVDSYACQIIDHLLEEYCSNFQEKINLHTARDLFTEIVNHREFPDFITTYLNDAHVFRRLHHSRL